DNA from Sulfurimonas gotlandica GD1:
AAAAGATTTGAAACTATCTCAAGAGAGACTTCAATTCTCACTTGAAGGTACTGGCGATGGTTTATGGGATTGGAATCTAAAAACGAATGAGGTCTTTTTCTCAAAATCATGGAAAGAAATGTTGGGGTTTGAGGAAGATGAAATAGACTCTAGTTTGGATGAGTGGAAAAAGAGAGTTCATCCAAAAGATTTAGAACAAGTATATGCAGACCTAATCGCACATACTGAAGGCAAAAGTGATAACTACAAAAATGAACATAGAGTTATATGTAAAGATGGTTCATATAAATGGATACTTGATAGGGGTATGGTAGTAAGTTACGACACTGATGGTACACCTTTGAGAATGGTAGGCTCACATAGTGATATATCTGAACGTAAAGAGTCTCAATTGAGAATTGAGGCACTTTCTATAACAGACACATTAACACAATTGTATAATCGTTTAAAATTAGACGAAATATTTTCTATGAAATTAGCAACTGCGCGAAGGTATAATACAGCCTTCTCTGTCATCATCATAGATATTGATTACTTTAAAAATGTAAATGATACTTGGGGACATCAAGCTGGTGATGATGTCTTAAAGGAGTTTGCAAACATTCTAAAAAATAATGCAAGAGAAACAGATGTTATTGGTAGATGGGGAGGAGAGGAATTTTTAATCTTATCATCAGACACAGACCTAAATGGTGCAGTTGAATTATCTGAAAAATTAAGAGAAATTATCTCTTTATTTAAATTTTCATTTGCAGAGCATAAAACTGCGAGTTTTGGAGTGAGTTCCCACCATGTAGGTGTAGAAGTAAAGGAATAATAAATATAGACTTAATGAAAGAAATGGGTGCATATGTGAGAACACTCCACCTTCAAGTGGAAACGTTATCAATATATAATCCTTTTTTTGCCCCATCATTTTAGTAACTTTTCATTCTCAACATATTCGTCTACTGTTGGAAAATACAATTCTAAAGCAAGCACCTTTGGCATTGTTTATAACTTCAAGTCTACCATCCATCTCTTTGTTGATGATTTTTTTAGAGATGTATAGACCTAGTCCTGTACCATTAGATTGATGTTTTGTAGTGAAATATGCATTAAATATTTTTTCAATAATTTCAGTAGGTATTCCACCTGCATTATCGTTGATACTTATTTCTATTGTAGTTCCCACTTGTTTAAGTTGTATATGTATTTCTTTCTCGTTTACGTCTTGCTGAATTAACGCGTCTTTAGCATTATTTAATATATTTATGATTGCTTGAGAAAGTGCATTAGCACTTGAATGATGACAGATAATCCCATCTTGTATATCTAAAGTACTTTGTATAGAAGCATTCATAAGAGATGGTTCTATTAAACGAAAAGTTTTAGAAAGAATCTCTGAAACATTAAAAGGTTCATTGTCTATTTCATCTTTTGTTAAATCTCTAAAATCATCAATCGTTCGAGAAAGATAATCTACTTGTAGAAGGGAATCATCTACAAATTCATTAAATTCTTTTTTATTTAAATCATCAAGTTCATATGAGATTTGTAGTGACTGGATGAGAAGAGCTATCGCGTTGAGTGGTTGTCTCCATTGATGTGCAATATTACCTATCATCTCAGCAAGTGCTGCAAGACGTGAATTGTTTAAAAGTAGAATGTCTTTTTCCCTATTTTTAAGAACTTCTTCTTCTACTCGTGAAGTCAACTCTGTATTAAAAACTCTAAGTTCTTCATTTTGTTTAGTCCTAATCGCTTGATTTTTCAAGAGTTCTTGAGAGAGTTGATTGAGGCTGTCAGCTAAACTATTTATTTCATATATAGAACTATTTACTTCACAGTTGACTCCATAGCTTTTATGTAAGGTTGATGAAAATGAAGTTAAGTACTCAATATGCTTAAGAGGCTGATAGATAATTTTATAGATTATAAATGATAAAAAGCCAATAAGTA
Protein-coding regions in this window:
- a CDS encoding sensor histidine kinase: MLDSIKNIFLPKTLFGRLIILPSVSVFLGFLIITFLAGYNQYSFVKEELEHDSKVIIKELSASLEKYLLLHDYGEIESIMRRFSLIEVIQSISLIDENSMPLLTIRKDVNKELQLEINTDKKYTNIEKHAGFFFTEDNHSYFSYKPIGNSVKKKWVMVEMSKEIGYARLMDLLLLVNITGIILIGFLSFIIYKIIYQPLKHIEYLTSFSSTLHKSYGVNCEVNSSIYEINSLADSLNQLSQELLKNQAIRTKQNEELRVFNTELTSRVEEEVLKNREKDILLLNNSRLAALAEMIGNIAHQWRQPLNAIALLIQSLQISYELDDLNKKEFNEFVDDSLLQVDYLSRTIDDFRDLTKDEIDNEPFNVSEILSKTFRLIEPSLMNASIQSTLDIQDGIICHHSSANALSQAIINILNNAKDALIQQDVNEKEIHIQLKQVGTTIEISINDNAGGIPTEIIEKIFNAYFTTKHQSNGTGLGLYISKKIINKEMDGRLEVINNAKGACFRIVFSNSRRIC